The proteins below come from a single Psychrobacter sp. PL19 genomic window:
- a CDS encoding long-chain-fatty-acid--CoA ligase, with protein MLGKMMHRPLLISHLIQHAARYHGDTPIISRETDGTTTHSDWATLHSNSKRLANALTKLGIEQGDRLATIAWNNRRHLEIWYGVSGSGMVCHTINPRLFPQQIIYVINDAQDQVLFFEKTFLPLVMGVKDHLTTVKHFVCMTPPDEEVRAQLPNVIFYDDIVDEQSDEFEWPELDENAPSSLCYTSGTTGNPKGVLYTNRTTVLHSFGISLPDSISLSATDVVLPVVPMFHANAWGLPYAAAMVGAAVVLPGPNLDGHSLANIIDEHKVTLAVGVPTIWQTLLAAAKETGTKLTSLRRNVIGGSACPSSMMRTFRDEFDCETMHAWGMTETSPLGSANQLKAKHSGLSDEEKLTVRLSQGRPPFGVELRIVDAAQDNKLLPNDGQTPGNVQIKGYWIVDTYFNCEESALESDGWFDTGDIATINEDGYLMIRDRAKDLIKSGGEWISSVELEDIAMSHPSVAMAAAIAADHPKWDERPVVIVQLVPGAELSEKTLIDHYEGKIIKWQIPNAVVFVESIPLNGTGKMLKKDLREQYGNHLIERGLID; from the coding sequence ATGCTCGGTAAAATGATGCACCGCCCGTTATTGATTAGCCATCTAATCCAACATGCCGCCAGATACCATGGCGACACCCCAATTATCTCGCGAGAGACTGATGGCACTACTACTCATTCTGACTGGGCAACCTTGCACAGCAACAGCAAACGCCTTGCTAATGCATTGACTAAGCTCGGTATAGAGCAGGGTGACCGCTTGGCTACCATTGCCTGGAACAACCGTCGTCACCTTGAGATTTGGTATGGGGTCTCTGGTAGTGGTATGGTTTGCCATACAATTAATCCACGTTTGTTTCCGCAACAGATCATCTACGTCATCAATGACGCCCAAGATCAAGTGCTGTTCTTCGAAAAAACTTTCTTACCATTGGTGATGGGTGTCAAAGACCATCTAACCACCGTCAAGCATTTCGTCTGTATGACTCCGCCTGATGAAGAAGTTAGAGCGCAGCTGCCTAATGTGATCTTTTATGATGACATTGTTGACGAGCAGTCTGACGAGTTTGAGTGGCCAGAGCTCGATGAGAATGCCCCAAGCTCGTTATGCTACACCTCAGGCACGACCGGCAACCCTAAAGGGGTGCTGTACACCAACCGTACGACAGTTCTGCACAGCTTTGGGATTAGCTTACCTGACTCAATCAGTCTGTCTGCAACAGATGTAGTTCTGCCTGTGGTACCTATGTTCCATGCCAATGCTTGGGGTCTACCCTATGCAGCAGCGATGGTCGGTGCAGCAGTCGTGCTACCGGGTCCCAATCTAGATGGTCATAGTCTGGCCAATATTATTGATGAACACAAAGTGACCTTAGCGGTTGGTGTACCTACCATCTGGCAAACCTTACTGGCTGCTGCCAAAGAGACCGGTACTAAACTGACCAGTCTCAGACGTAACGTTATCGGTGGCTCGGCATGTCCATCGTCTATGATGAGGACTTTCCGTGATGAGTTTGATTGTGAGACCATGCATGCATGGGGTATGACTGAGACTAGTCCATTGGGTTCAGCCAATCAGCTTAAAGCCAAGCATAGCGGCTTATCAGACGAAGAAAAATTGACCGTACGTTTGTCACAGGGTCGTCCACCATTTGGCGTTGAACTTCGTATTGTTGATGCGGCGCAGGACAATAAATTGTTGCCTAATGATGGTCAGACACCTGGTAACGTACAGATCAAAGGCTATTGGATCGTCGACACTTATTTCAATTGTGAAGAATCTGCGCTTGAGTCAGATGGTTGGTTTGACACCGGAGATATCGCGACCATCAATGAAGATGGTTATTTAATGATTCGTGATCGCGCCAAAGATTTAATTAAGTCAGGTGGTGAATGGATATCTTCAGTGGAACTCGAAGACATTGCCATGTCGCATCCATCAGTTGCTATGGCGGCAGCTATCGCGGCAGATCATCCGAAATGGGATGAGCGTCCAGTGGTTATTGTACAGCTTGTTCCTGGAGCAGAGCTAAGTGAAAAAACGCTGATCGATCATTACGAAGGCAAGATTATCAAATGGCAGATTCCTAACGCAGTGGTTTTTGTGGAGTCTATCCCACTAAATGGTACGGGTAAAATGCTCAAAAAAGACTTGCGTGAGCAGTATGGCAATCACCTTATTGAGCGTGGTTTGATTGACTAA